The following proteins are co-located in the Sulfurovum sp. TSL6 genome:
- the thiI gene encoding tRNA uracil 4-sulfurtransferase ThiI gives METPSVKTQKFIIKLFPEIMVKGSSAKRQMVGQLYNNLLKLLGRYSDDITVKKFSDKLEVVTPIEFLTEVRQTLLDTPGIEQVLEALQFDCMDTLEKIKVKVNEMMAKEILGKTFVVRVKRSGKHSFRSLDIEQTVGGYMLAHNETKGVDLHHPEVTIRLELINNQLNIITIKHEGLSGFPLGTQGDILSLMSGGFDSTIASYLTMKRGIKTHFIFFNLGGIAHEIGVKQVALYLWSKFGASHRVSFISVPFDTVIEEIFRSTHESYMGVTLKRLMLMAAEKVANDMEIDALLTGESVAQVSSQTLRNLALIDQVTNKLILRPLATMNKPEIIKIASEIGTRRFAENMPEYCGVISKNPITHGSYKRMEKEAARFDYSVLDKAVEDAQKIYVDEIIDDVTNAAPVEIIHDLNDDKYVVIDIRTEDECIETPCKSIKIPFHKLKTEFKKLPQDKEYLLYCDKGIMSQLHAQYLRDAEDVKNVRVYRPE, from the coding sequence GTGGAAACTCCATCAGTAAAAACACAAAAATTCATTATAAAACTTTTTCCAGAGATAATGGTCAAAGGTTCTTCTGCCAAAAGACAAATGGTAGGACAGCTTTATAACAATCTTCTAAAACTATTAGGCAGATACAGTGATGATATCACAGTCAAAAAGTTTTCTGATAAACTTGAAGTTGTTACACCTATAGAATTTCTCACTGAGGTACGTCAAACTCTCCTTGACACTCCAGGCATAGAACAGGTACTTGAAGCATTACAGTTTGACTGCATGGATACACTTGAGAAGATCAAAGTCAAAGTAAATGAAATGATGGCTAAAGAGATCCTAGGTAAGACCTTTGTAGTACGTGTCAAGCGTTCAGGAAAACACTCATTTAGATCACTTGATATAGAGCAAACGGTAGGCGGATATATGCTGGCACACAATGAAACAAAAGGTGTAGACCTGCATCATCCCGAAGTCACTATTCGTCTGGAACTTATTAACAATCAACTCAATATCATTACTATCAAACATGAGGGGCTCAGCGGCTTTCCTTTAGGTACACAGGGAGATATACTTTCACTGATGTCCGGCGGTTTTGACTCTACAATTGCGAGTTACCTAACGATGAAAAGAGGCATAAAGACCCATTTTATATTCTTCAATCTCGGAGGTATTGCACATGAGATAGGTGTCAAACAGGTGGCGCTTTATCTTTGGTCCAAATTTGGTGCTTCTCATCGTGTCTCTTTCATCTCTGTACCTTTTGATACAGTCATCGAAGAGATATTCCGCTCTACACATGAGAGCTACATGGGGGTCACACTGAAGCGGCTTATGCTTATGGCTGCTGAGAAAGTGGCTAATGATATGGAGATAGATGCACTACTTACAGGTGAAAGCGTTGCACAGGTTTCCAGCCAGACCTTGCGTAACCTGGCATTGATCGACCAAGTGACCAATAAACTGATTTTACGTCCATTAGCTACGATGAATAAACCAGAGATCATCAAAATTGCCAGTGAGATAGGCACACGCCGTTTTGCAGAGAATATGCCAGAGTATTGTGGTGTCATTTCGAAAAACCCTATTACACACGGTTCATACAAACGTATGGAAAAAGAAGCTGCACGCTTTGACTACTCTGTGTTAGATAAAGCCGTAGAGGATGCACAGAAGATCTATGTGGATGAGATCATCGATGATGTGACCAATGCAGCACCTGTAGAGATCATACATGATCTAAATGATGATAAGTACGTAGTGATAGACATACGTACGGAAGATGAATGTATAGAAACACCATGTAAGAGCATTAAAATCCCTTTTCATAAACTCAAAACAGAGTTCAAGAAGTTACCCCAAGATAAAGAGTATCTGCTCTATTGCGACAAGGGTATCATGAGTCAACTCCATGCCCAATATTTGCGCGATGCAGAAGATGTTAAAAATGTAAGGGTATACAGACCCGAATAG
- a CDS encoding MipA/OmpV family protein, giving the protein MKYFITFTIFSVLLLAKNEYNDMTWGTGIVARSAAIPYYDPVVTDNTLNDFVPLFYYEDDYIYLHGVTYGVKLYDMDNWQFSALGRVRFLNIPQEYQNEVQGDTMDYGLRARYFLHNNRYIDLEVMENPDKSTHANLTYSANIKYDDLYFEPHATLRVKDAAFNTQYYGRDKEEIKEDIDFSAGLDLKYHVWSNFYLMGSADINWFGNNVQKSSIIDDDYEYTLMAGFGLLNDKNKKFFDVNGMKPYIRLAHGWATPSDLEDILIGNIESDDYNNQSTSVFYGHPLSKTFFNLPIEVYLSPGFAYHYSSEVQESSLEYILGFKLYYTLPLPNIDMRLGLAEGVSYMDEVIYIEKSEIEEKGLKPSSLTFYLDVSVDFNLGFLHDNLEPLWIGAAVHHRSSGFEEVSLFGRIKSGSNYNTVYLQWHF; this is encoded by the coding sequence ATGAAATATTTTATAACATTTACAATCTTCAGCGTTCTTTTACTTGCCAAAAATGAATATAATGATATGACATGGGGTACAGGAATTGTAGCTAGGAGTGCCGCTATCCCCTATTATGACCCTGTCGTGACAGACAATACTCTCAATGACTTTGTTCCTCTATTTTATTATGAAGATGATTATATTTATCTGCATGGGGTGACCTATGGTGTCAAGCTCTATGATATGGATAACTGGCAGTTCTCTGCTTTGGGTCGTGTTCGCTTCCTGAACATTCCCCAAGAGTATCAGAATGAAGTACAGGGAGATACCATGGATTATGGTTTAAGAGCCCGATACTTTCTCCATAACAATCGCTATATCGACCTTGAAGTGATGGAGAATCCTGATAAAAGTACCCATGCCAATCTTACATACTCTGCTAATATTAAATATGATGATCTCTACTTTGAACCGCATGCCACATTGCGAGTCAAAGATGCAGCATTCAATACCCAATACTATGGTCGAGACAAAGAGGAGATTAAGGAAGATATTGACTTTTCTGCAGGTCTAGACTTGAAATACCATGTCTGGTCCAATTTCTACCTCATGGGAAGTGCCGATATTAATTGGTTTGGCAATAATGTTCAAAAGTCATCAATTATTGATGATGATTACGAATACACTCTGATGGCTGGTTTTGGTCTCCTTAACGACAAAAACAAAAAGTTCTTCGATGTCAATGGTATGAAACCATATATCCGTCTGGCACATGGATGGGCTACGCCATCAGATTTAGAGGACATTTTGATTGGTAATATAGAATCCGATGACTATAACAATCAATCTACCTCTGTCTTTTATGGACATCCCCTTTCAAAAACGTTCTTTAATTTGCCTATAGAGGTCTATCTTAGTCCAGGATTTGCTTACCATTACTCTTCAGAAGTACAAGAGAGCTCTCTGGAGTATATTTTGGGGTTTAAACTCTACTATACACTCCCCCTCCCCAATATTGATATGAGACTGGGATTGGCTGAGGGTGTTTCCTATATGGATGAAGTCATCTATATAGAAAAGTCAGAGATAGAAGAAAAAGGACTTAAGCCGAGCAGTTTGACATTCTATTTAGATGTGAGTGTCGATTTCAATCTTGGCTTCCTCCATGACAATCTTGAACCGCTCTGGATCGGTGCAGCGGTACACCACCGTAGTTCCGGATTTGAAGAGGTATCCCTCTTTGGCCGTATCAAAAGTGGTAGTAATTATAATACTGTTTATCTGCAGTGGCATTTCTAA
- a CDS encoding MOSC domain-containing protein produces MTLHAIIIGENAKEPLHYIKSVRATKGKGLEGDRYFYGQGTFNKPQLSQDVREVSILPFEALGECNSRLGSDLDFLDLRRNLVIKNFDASLLEEKVFAIGTAKFRIVRTCPPCRYLSRLLDQDMMKGLKYIGGYRAVIVQSGVISVGDEVNIV; encoded by the coding sequence ATGACCCTACATGCCATTATTATCGGAGAAAACGCAAAAGAGCCTTTACATTATATCAAGAGTGTCCGTGCTACCAAGGGTAAAGGCTTAGAAGGCGACCGTTATTTTTACGGACAAGGGACATTCAACAAACCTCAACTCTCCCAAGATGTAAGAGAGGTCAGCATACTTCCTTTTGAAGCTCTTGGAGAATGTAACAGCCGCTTAGGGAGTGATCTGGACTTTTTGGACCTACGCAGAAATCTTGTCATCAAAAACTTTGATGCTTCGCTCCTGGAAGAGAAAGTCTTTGCGATAGGTACGGCAAAGTTTCGCATTGTACGTACCTGCCCTCCCTGCCGTTATCTCTCTAGGCTTTTAGATCAAGATATGATGAAAGGCTTGAAGTATATAGGTGGATATAGGGCTGTCATTGTTCAAAGCGGTGTCATATCGGTTGGAGATGAAGTTAACATTGTATAG